CAACaaatagatacattagatataATGTTCCCCATTGGTACTAAGACATGAGTGTGTAGATCCATCTGGCCTCACCCTTGCCTGAACATACTGGGAATTCTTTCACTAAATATTTTCTATATCAATTACGTACTGTAGGCAAGTCACAACTAGCACTACATACTGACATAACAGCTAACTGTAACAATAATTCATTTGTTGTAGAATCAATGTGTGAAAAATGACTAAAAAGaaaacacaatatatatatatttttaaataaagtttgtaaAATTAAGTATGGAATACCATTAAATCAATCATGGATGAGTGTTTTTTGTAGTGTACCATGTTGTATAGACTATAATTGACCCCCCATTCTACATGTACAAATGTACAGTAGGACCTTATTTTAAGGCAGTTtgccacagcaggaaaataatcctgcaaccACAGGAACTTGAAACATTTTAAAGTAaattctgacattttaaagtggaaatttaAATTTTTAGAAGGcattttaaacattgaatacactaaACATTtgcaattctcagcaacaaaagagagGTCAAATTAAGAGCACTATTCTTTTTGTCTTCCGATTGAACACACTAATCTCTATCAATCACAAGCTCTTTTTGGAAAATGAGTCAGACTCAGACCCAGCATCAGCAACCAGACATGTGGCCAGGGAAGTGGCCTACTTTAGAGTGGAGAGTAGACAGTGCAGCACCATCACTACCCTATCCAATTATTAATCTGACCCATGCTTCTGAACCTTACACATCCTTCTGTAGCACCACCCGAACACTTGAGAATATCTTTCCCAGGGCTTCAAATAGCGGGTCGCAGAAGATGTGTATGGCCAGGGAGTAGATACGGCTGAAACACTGGGACTCTATCATGCAGCTCTTAATGCACGGCACCACGGCCCAGATGTGGCAGAAGGAGAGGCAGGCAAATAGGAAGCCCCACAGTAGAGCCATGGGGATCCCCAAAATGGCAGACAGGATACGGTAGCACCAGTATTTGGACACAGTGAAGGTGGTGTAACTGGCCTTCCACACCCCGTCCAGACTGTGAGTCCCGTCAGGCTCAGCGATCACGTCCTCAAAGTCCACCTGCAGTTGGAGACAGAGAGGCCATTGTAATTGATATCAGGATTTCACTTCTGACACAAATGCCAATTAGACAAGACACAATTATGCTAGCTTCAGGCACATCTGTACTAAAATAAAACCTAATGTCTTACTCAAAgcattatgggtattgtagtACATCATGCTCCAGCCATCCACAGCTAGACCTTCTTTTAGATAAATAATTTTTGCGCAAAACTGTTGCTTAACCATCATTATATTGTGTGAAACCTCTCACTGTCCAATGCAAATACTTATATCATGAGCAAAtactttaaagtaactgtccagtgaaaatatCAAACAGAAATAGTTTTTTCTCATCCTATACTCATATTTGTGGCCAAAGTATACATTTTAgaggacaaaaaaaacaacactttaAAAGCCTgacctcaaacttgtatctcaaacagaccatTTCAAAATGTCTGCTATTTCCTCAGAGGATGATGTTATCCTcgtgaggaggatgagctggccaatcagcggtctactcgTATTAATATTTTAATGACCAgtatatgcccacaccattctcttGTTGAAGTACGCCCAGACTAATCCAAAACAGGAGAAGCTTTTTAACATACATATTTGCCAATTTTTGTAAGgaaaattatttcacttatatggTAATTCATtctaggtcatatttcatagaaatctggagaCACTGAACAGTTTCTTTAAGAAATCACTTAAGCCAATTGGATACATTCTCACTGCATGAACACATAGATGTTCTCTTTCTAACATCCTGCCTATTTTAAAGTCACAGATCTAATTAATGGAACAGTATCTGATATCACTAACAGTACTTATGAATACacttactgtatatatacagagtGCTTTAAAAACCACAAAGgctgaattttttattttatttcacctttatttaaccaggtaggctagttgagaacaagttctcatttgcaactgtgacctggacaATGCTTAATGAGCAAATCAAAGAATACCACAGAAAACCATCAAAGACATTATGTTAAAATAACAAGATTAGAACAAATTCAATGATGGCAGTATTGGCAGATAAACATGTTTAACTGCATCTCACACCCTTACATTGGCCTTCCCAGAAATAGAGCTACTATCTGTAGCTGGGCTGGTAAAACGCTATAGGAATACAGGCTATTTCAGGGAACATTTTGATGGGGCACAATCATAACCCAAAGAATACACTGCCAGCTCAAGATATCCACCTGGCTACTCCATAGCACGAGCAATAAATAATAACTGAATAAATCATTAACATAGACCAATGTGCGCATATAACAGAGTGATTCCAGTCCTTCTCCTTCCAACCTGACTCGGAACCCCATTCAATGAGACAACAAATTGCAAAACCAGAAGCTCTGTCACTGACACAAAAAAAGGCATTTCCAAGTCCAGTCCGGGGCGACAATACTTCAATAGGCCCATACTTAGCTATCTGGtgcgcacatgcacgcacacgcgcacacacgtaATGTAGCCTACCTTCACTACATCCTCGTTGACTTGCTTGGGGTCTCTGTTGATCAGGTCAATCTCTTTATGATGTCTGTCCGTCTGGAACTTCTGTTCATAACCGTTGTTGATGTCAGCCATGGTCACGGTCATAGGATAGTCagaggaggggggcagagaggtacAAGGCAGGGCCCAGGTCCTGGAAGAGTACAGGGGTCTGAGAAGAGTGGTCTGAGCAGGGCTGTTACCTATCCTGGAGCTGGgcagtagtagatgtagtagtcaAAGGGGCAGAGTGGGGAGTGGGACAGGGAGTGGCTGTGCCCAGGATTCTGGATCACCAATCACGTGATGTCACTCCTGGAATTCCAGCAGCACCCAGCAGGCAGCTGCAACTACTGACAGCCCCTAGATGTCCTGTCAGACTGTAGCCACTGTAGCCATAGAATagcataaacacacaaacacacatagactacagaggcagcaggtagcctagcagttaagagcgtggggccagtaactgaaaggtctctGGTTCGAAACCCTGAAAtttgccgttctgcccttgagtaAGGCAGTTAATCCCCAACAATTGCTCCGTGAACATTGACTAAGTCAGCCCcacttctctgattcagaggggttgggttaaatgtggaagacacattttggttgaatgcattcccTGTCCCCTTTCCTACATATGCTGTGATGACAATAtattgtaaacacacacaccggTGTGACATTCAATGTATGATACtcatgctaaaatgtttattcaatTATACTGTGCCgtttactttatgttcatattcttgTCTTTTcgtatttcttattgttgttgcgttGATGCGAAAGAACCTGCAAGTAATCATTTCAgtggacggtgtataccatgcGTATCCCATACAACtatgaaaacttgaaacttgacacTTTCTATGAGGCATCTATTCATAGTGCCTTGTGATGCACTACCAAGATATGTTCTGGTTATTCCCTCTATGGAGAGACTTGTAGTATATGTCTGAGCGGGTGGATCTGCTGCTGGGACAGAGAACTGTGCAACGATCTGAGACTGACATGTATGCCTATGCAGTATGATACATTGACTCCTACCCATTCAGTTGGGAGCAGAGTGTGGTGATAAACAACATAACAATTATTTCCCTTCTAACATTAACTCCATAAATCTAAAACACAACTTGGCAGGAGATGTAGCATGCTGCTGATAATGGAATATACCATGAATATCTGACTGTTTTTTTCTTGtcactcacacctgtgtttccACAGCAACCATGTCATTAATTAAGTGACACTCTTTTCATCGCCATTGCAGTATACAGTTATAgaatggtaggatgactttacaacaacaacaaaaatatatctGCTTTATTTCAATCACAGTTTCACCTTTCGCTTGATTATAATATCCATGGAGTTGAGTAACATGATattttgctttgttttttaaAAGTGGTACCGTATAAACAAAATGTTTGATTTATTCCTTCACACCCATGCTTATCTGATTATGTAAAATCAAGCCTTTTTATGctaacatcagtacagtacaaCCGCCTCTCCTCATAGAGGAGGTCTGGAGTATTGCAGCTAattttggtattttttttatttaacctttatttaactaggcaagtcagttaagaacaaatgcttattttacaatgacggcctaccaggaaCAGTATTGTCAAGCAAATCACATTCAAACCAACCACATTCAAACTTGTTTTTGCATGGACTCCGGCTACGTAATCTCAATTTCCATCAacggactgaacatactctcctgctatccgcctcacccaatgtggtacggatctgctatttgtTATattttagaaccggaacccccatcagagctagtcagctaactagctactagctagtagtcagttagccactgctagtggtcatcactgttaactcggacatcagccagcctcagcccagtcaattcctgccagtctgcacagcgcgatatcaacccagagcatatcggacagttttttctctaccacatctccggattgCTACAGCAAGCGCTGAACCTTTACACAGGATCATCACAGCGAGCTAGCTGCTAtctgagtggctactcctggctaatgtctctgtcccgaagcaagcaccagttagcctcgagctaggcccgtCTCCCGGCTAGCCggagaggtccatcagccaattcttgggctacaatacctcttttgccaattggcctggaccctttactgccgacacggagccccacCGATCCAttacgactggtctgccgacgtaaccgtccgaggtggattcaacaggctcttccgttgcgacgtccccggaggcccatctgctagccccggcccgctagctgtctgaatcgccgtgtctccagctcgcctagcatATTAGCGACTACTGAATTGGCTCACTGACTCCCATCTAttgctactcactggaccctatgatcactcagctacacatgccacatgtcaatatgccttgtctattgctgttttggttagtgattattgtattatttcactgtagagcctccagccctgctcaatatgccttagctagcccttttgttccacccacccacacatacctcacctggcttaaatggtgcctttagagacaaaacctctctcatcgtcactcaatacctagatttacctccactgtactcacatcctaccatacccttgtctgtacattatgccttgaatttCTTCTTCCGCTTAGAGAAATCTActtcttttactctctgttccgaacgcactagacgaccagttcttatagcttttagccgtacccttatcctactctgtTTCTCTGGTAATGTAAAGGTTAACCcgggccctgcagcccccagcaccactcccattcaccaggcgctctcatttgttgacttctgtaaccataaaatcCTTcatttcatgcatgtcaacattagAAGCCtgctccctaagtttgctttattcactgctttagcacactctgccaacccggacgTCCTAGCCTTGTCTGAagcctggcttaggaaggccaccaaaaatcctgaaatttccatcacTAACTAAAACATTTTCCCACAAGATacaactgccaaagggggcggagttgcaatctactgcagagatagtctgcagagttctgtcatactatccaggtctgtgcccaaacaactCAAGCTTCTATTATTAAAAaatcacctttccagaaacaagactctcactgttgccgcttgttatagacccccttcatcCCCAGTTGTGCCCTGgtcaccatatgtgaattgattgccccccatctatcttcagagtttgttaggtgacctaaaatggcagatgcttaacaccccggccgtcctacaatctaagctagatgccctcaatctcacacaaattatcaaggaacctaccaggtaccaccctaaatccgtaaccatgggcaccctcttagatatcatactgaccaacttgccctctaaatacacctctgctgtcttcaaccagaatCTCAgtaatcactgcctcattgcctgtgtgcgtaatgggtccgcggtcaaacgaccacccctcatcacagtcaaatgctccctaaaacacttcagcgagcaggcctttctaatcgacctggcccgggtatcctggaaggatattgacctcattccgtcagtagaggattcctggttgctctttaaaagtgctttcctcaccatcttaaataagcatgccccattcaaaaaatgtagaactaagaacaggtATAGCCCtgggttcaccccagacttgactgcccttgacatCCTggggcattctgcattagcaacGAATAGCCctcgtgatatgcaacttttcaggtaaGTCAGGAACAAATATACTCAGttagttaggaaagctaagaaaagctttttcaaacagaaatttgcatcccgtAGCATtaattccaaaatgtttttcggacactataaagtccatggagaaaaagAGCGCCCCCTCCCAGCTGTCCATtaataatttcaataagcattttcctaaggctggccatgctttcacCCTGGCcaaccctaccccggccaacatctcagcaccccctgctgCAACTTGCCCaggtccccccctcctccccgcttctccttcagccaaatccagacagctgatattctgaaagagctgcaaaatatggatccctacaaatcagctgggctagacaatcttgaCCCTATGTTTCTAAAAATatccgccgaaattgttgcaacccctattactagtctctTCAACCTTCAAAATGGTCTGAGATccacaaagattggaaagctgccgcggtcatccccctcttcaaatggggagacattctagacccaaactgttatagaactatatccatcctgccctgcctttctaaaatcttcgaaatcCAAGTTAACAAACAAATCACAGAcaatttcaaatcccaccgtaccttctccactatgcaatctggtttctgagctggtaatgagtgcatctcagccacgctcaaggtcctaaatgatatgaTAAtctccatcgataaaagacagtactgtgcagtcgtcttcatcgacctggccaaggctttctactctgtcaatcaccacattcctatcggcagactcaacagccttggcttctcaaatgactgcctcgcctggttcaccaactacttcacaGATAGTTCAGTGTGCCAAATCGGAGGGCtttttgtccggacctctggcagtctctatgggggtgccacagggttcaattctcgggccgactcttttctctgtatatatcaatgaagtcgctcttgctgctgttgattctctgatccacatctacgtagacgacaccattctgtatacatataccttctttggatactgtgctaacaaaccttcAAACAAATTTCAATACAATACAGCActcgtgagctgggtgggcattctatgttgtgtgtctggtttgtctatttctatgtttggcctgatatggttctcaatcagaggcaggtgttagtcattgtctctgattgggaaccatatttaggtagcctgttttgtgttgggttttgtgggtggttgtttcctgtctttgtgttttctgcaccagttaggactgttgcggttttcacgtttattgttttgtagttagtTCATGTCAAGtgtctcttattaaagaaccatgaactataaccacgctgcgttttggtccgcctctccttcccaggaagaaagccgttacagtgttgtttttgttgcattggtttgctttatcttggccaggtcgcagttgtaaatgagaacttgttctcaactggcctacctggttaaataaaggtgaaataataataataaaaaggaCTGCTATTGCTTGTCCGGAAAGTTTTGCCGCCCTGGAGCTTGCACCTTCGTTGCTGTGGGGTACCTGTGTCTGTGGCAGTTGTGCCTACTCCTACTCCTTCTCCACCAAATCGAAGTCGATGTCGGCAACCTTCCGTCCCTGCTCTGGATCGAGCGGGGTTTCTCCATCTGTCTGAGGCCTGCACCATCCTGTGAAACGTGGGAGTGGATTTCCTTGTCCTTCTCTCCAGCTCTGATTTTGGGCAGATCTATGGTAAGAAATGTGACTGTTCCTGGTGCAAAAACAATGTCCTCTCCCAGAGCTCAAGTAAATGACATTACTATGCTGCTTCCAAATGTACTACACCAAGACATGCACATCGATTCTATCGTAGTGAgttttaatgacattatgaagggcaaCTCTTAACAGCTGAAACTGAATTTCAAAGAGCTGATTGACTCTCTGCTAGACACTAATAAAATACCCATCATATCtggccctgtgccctctctgaatCGTGGCTTTGTATGTTTTAGCAGGAatctctctcttcactgccttacgtgattattgcagctcaatgggtgtaacttttgttgacaatttcgataccttttggaaacaaaacaaATTTTatgaggatgggatccacccaaatcatttgggtccctggatcctttcacagcctTATAAGGCtgtgttgagacaatgacttatcaatgacccaagcccagatAAGTTAATCACTACCATTATGTTGTAAtcatatgtagcttaagaaacaaggttaatgaaatgtaataatttgctagtaacagatgagattcatattctgactatctgtGAGACCCCCTTAGACAATACCTTTGATGAAAGTAGTAGCAATACAACgttataacatttacagaaaatacagaaatgccagtggtggaggtgttgctgtttatattcagaaccacattcctgtgaAGATTAAAGAGGATCACGTGTTCAGTACTactgaagtaatatggctacaggctCATCTGCCTCaactaaagcccattcttgtggtaggctgctatagaccaccaagtgctatcTGGATAACAAGTttgaaatgcttgataatatatgtgatatcaacagagaggtatattttctgggtgatttatatattgactggctttcattaAGCTGCCCACTCAGAAAATACTTCAAACTGTAGCCAGTgccaggttatcagtcaacctaccagggtagttacaaacagcacaggaatggaatcaacatgtattgatcagatctttactaatgctgcagaaatgttcttGAAATCAATGATCGCAATATAGTAGCTATAtttaggaaaaccaaagttccaaaggctgtgCCTAATTTAGTGTATAaaaggtcatacaatacgttttgtagtgattcctatgttgttgatgtaaataatatttgttggtccatggtgtgtaatgaggagcaaacagaaaTTGCTTTTCCCcggttactaataagcatgcacctaATTAGAAAATGACTGTACAAACTGTTAAATCCCAGCACAGATTGGTGGATTGGTGAagaattgaaaaatggtatggttgagagggatgggccgtggaggcgcactggaggtctggagcgtaaaACTGGCACAACGTGTCCTGGACAGATGACAACCTTCGCATGGCAAaagcggggagctggcacaggacataccgggctgtggaggcgcactcgAGACATGGTGCTTAGAACCGGCGCAGGACGTACTGGGCCGTGGAGGTGccctggaggtctggagtgtagagctggcacaacgtgTCCTGGACAGATGACAACCATCGCACGGCAAGTACAGGGAGATGGCACAGGATGTaccgggctgtggaggcgcactggagacacggtgCGGAGAACCGGCACAC
This is a stretch of genomic DNA from Oncorhynchus clarkii lewisi isolate Uvic-CL-2024 chromosome 17, UVic_Ocla_1.0, whole genome shotgun sequence. It encodes these proteins:
- the LOC139370890 gene encoding caveolin-3-like, translated to MTVTMADINNGYEQKFQTDRHHKEIDLINRDPKQVNEDVVKVDFEDVIAEPDGTHSLDGVWKASYTTFTVSKYWCYRILSAILGIPMALLWGFLFACLSFCHIWAVVPCIKSCMIESQCFSRIYSLAIHIFCDPLFEALGKIFSSVRVVLQKDV